The proteins below come from a single Eubacterium limosum genomic window:
- a CDS encoding S8 family serine peptidase yields the protein MKKRFLGILLSLLMAFSALPLPALAQESSPADYGTPGTDYVEGEAIVCVSGGAGALSGGAQRRSAGPSYSAETLMALDSGQSAGKAAPAMLRAAEPQIGDALVLVKTQDGSSTETLIERLSENPAVRFAEPNYILKANAVDENTYEDMSAQQWGLANRRKNQADLNVAPLYQSGEKGSEEVVVAVIDSGIDATHPDLAPQMWNRGLDYPELAAMGGGAYGMVTNANYDDTRNTSDDNGHGTHCAGVIGASWNSQGTQGVCADLRLMALKYLDQNGSGNVGWAVRAYAYLSKACDLGVNLRAVNNSWGGVYISSAVRAAVDELGKKGVVSVFASGNDTLNVDENPKTSLSSAQSPYALNVNAMDEYGRPAFFSNYGAYSTDIYAPGVRVLSTLPQDRAEYNSLLSQDSLVYTGFEKENSATDKADIPDANGKALTFYAYDETKEYKLGEPLTAAGPDQVAYGASALDINPEKQEVTQIISAPITLEAPQEGLSLSFTATASDFSAAVVYIHNLADQKTYTPKLYNCTGYYNEDGSVLYITDGDWINNSAALEAGWVDTPFQIEIDLYEASDANVPTYIDTVGIGSRKAPYGTMSGTSMAAPAVTGAVALLSAAYPDEDAEKISARISGGANRSLDAAMNSQCISGGSLDTAKAWQNPDPAPRHFVQDAGSLTIDGYFFGEDQGRVEIGGAEATVTSWSDTHITAALPEGFEAEGMTEVRVTRSDGSWGRNDHSFTASPAQSAFQALALPAESPDYTGSILEKAGTAGGFMAATGQKLYYLGSDIFNESNYAGITDYATELWCYDIPGNVWQKLASLPDVPYNLNGLCAWEGKLYALGEYRPDEDSSEQWVYTYDPGTGAWNEGHQVDTHYPWYGALINYQDKLVIAGGLNPWEAADTAGLYALDPETGSLSQMEGACLPEKMSNVNITVGGEDREQLIIDGYYQVKDNRIVNVRKTWRYDGQNWKESNMPEHTVPTGTTALGGTKSGALITGYRSTSESSQDTIGMSPDGAVFIQDSFYPTVPCAFYRGIAYNGHYYVMASSPDTTSLAFKRMAADTADPEEPVDPEPSPSVKPAPSDPPANSSQNPGDNAGTGLTGQQTALAAALLTLVALAGLALWRKFM from the coding sequence ATGAAGAAACGATTTTTAGGCATACTGCTCAGCCTGCTCATGGCATTTTCAGCCCTGCCACTGCCAGCCCTGGCGCAGGAGAGCAGTCCGGCAGACTACGGAACCCCGGGAACCGACTATGTGGAGGGCGAGGCCATTGTCTGCGTGAGCGGCGGAGCCGGAGCCTTGTCTGGCGGAGCCCAGCGCCGAAGCGCCGGGCCCTCCTACAGCGCTGAGACACTCATGGCCCTGGACAGCGGCCAGAGCGCAGGAAAAGCCGCCCCGGCGATGCTGCGCGCCGCAGAGCCCCAGATAGGGGACGCGCTCGTTCTCGTCAAAACACAGGACGGCAGCAGCACTGAAACCCTCATCGAGCGCCTGAGTGAAAACCCGGCCGTGCGCTTTGCCGAGCCCAATTACATCCTGAAGGCAAACGCCGTGGATGAAAACACCTATGAGGATATGAGCGCCCAGCAGTGGGGGCTTGCCAACAGGCGCAAGAATCAGGCCGACCTGAATGTCGCGCCGCTGTACCAGTCTGGTGAGAAGGGCAGCGAGGAGGTTGTGGTGGCCGTTATCGACTCAGGCATCGACGCCACCCACCCCGATCTGGCCCCGCAGATGTGGAACAGGGGTCTTGATTATCCTGAGCTCGCCGCCATGGGCGGGGGAGCGTACGGCATGGTCACCAACGCCAACTATGACGATACCCGGAACACCAGTGACGACAACGGACATGGTACCCACTGTGCAGGCGTTATCGGCGCGTCCTGGAACAGCCAGGGAACCCAGGGTGTCTGTGCTGATCTGCGCCTCATGGCCCTCAAATATCTGGATCAGAACGGAAGCGGCAATGTCGGCTGGGCCGTCAGGGCCTACGCTTATCTGTCCAAGGCCTGTGATCTGGGAGTAAACCTCAGGGCTGTCAACAATTCCTGGGGCGGCGTATACATCAGTAGCGCCGTTAGGGCCGCTGTGGATGAGCTGGGGAAAAAGGGCGTCGTCTCGGTCTTTGCATCGGGGAATGATACTCTGAACGTGGACGAAAATCCAAAGACCAGCCTCTCTTCAGCACAGAGCCCCTACGCCCTCAATGTGAACGCCATGGATGAATACGGCCGTCCCGCCTTCTTTTCCAATTACGGCGCCTACAGCACCGACATTTATGCGCCCGGCGTCCGCGTCCTGTCCACCCTTCCTCAGGACAGGGCAGAGTATAACAGCCTGCTGAGCCAGGACAGTCTTGTTTATACAGGCTTCGAGAAAGAAAACAGCGCCACCGACAAGGCCGATATCCCAGACGCCAATGGCAAGGCCCTTACCTTCTATGCCTATGATGAAACGAAGGAATACAAGCTGGGAGAGCCCCTTACCGCAGCCGGGCCAGATCAGGTCGCCTATGGCGCCAGCGCCCTGGACATAAACCCAGAGAAACAGGAAGTTACCCAGATCATCTCCGCCCCCATTACATTGGAGGCGCCGCAGGAAGGGCTGAGTCTGTCCTTTACAGCCACCGCTTCGGATTTCAGCGCCGCTGTGGTTTATATTCACAACCTTGCAGACCAAAAGACCTACACGCCGAAGCTTTATAACTGCACCGGCTATTACAATGAGGATGGCAGCGTTCTCTACATCACCGATGGCGACTGGATTAACAATTCGGCAGCGCTCGAAGCCGGGTGGGTGGACACTCCCTTCCAGATCGAGATCGATTTGTATGAAGCTTCCGACGCCAATGTCCCCACGTATATTGACACCGTAGGAATCGGCAGCCGTAAGGCACCTTACGGCACCATGAGCGGCACCTCCATGGCAGCGCCCGCGGTTACGGGTGCGGTTGCCCTGCTGTCCGCCGCCTATCCCGATGAGGACGCCGAAAAAATCAGCGCCCGGATCAGCGGCGGAGCCAATCGGAGCCTGGACGCAGCCATGAACAGCCAGTGTATCAGCGGCGGCAGCCTGGACACAGCCAAGGCCTGGCAGAACCCCGATCCAGCGCCCAGACATTTTGTGCAGGATGCCGGCAGCCTTACCATCGACGGCTATTTCTTTGGCGAGGATCAGGGCAGGGTAGAAATCGGCGGTGCAGAAGCCACCGTTACCAGCTGGTCCGATACCCATATCACCGCAGCCCTGCCCGAGGGTTTTGAAGCCGAGGGCATGACCGAGGTGCGCGTCACCCGGTCAGACGGCAGCTGGGGAAGAAACGATCATTCATTTACAGCCAGTCCGGCCCAGTCCGCCTTCCAGGCGCTGGCCCTGCCTGCCGAGTCTCCGGATTACACGGGCTCCATACTCGAAAAAGCAGGCACTGCTGGCGGCTTTATGGCTGCTACTGGCCAGAAACTCTACTACCTGGGAAGTGACATATTCAACGAATCTAACTATGCCGGGATCACCGATTACGCCACAGAGCTCTGGTGCTACGATATTCCGGGCAATGTCTGGCAAAAGCTTGCCAGTCTGCCAGACGTCCCTTATAACTTAAATGGCCTCTGCGCCTGGGAGGGAAAATTATACGCCTTGGGTGAGTACCGGCCAGACGAGGACAGCAGCGAGCAATGGGTTTATACCTATGACCCCGGAACCGGCGCATGGAACGAAGGCCATCAGGTGGATACCCATTATCCCTGGTACGGCGCCCTCATCAATTATCAGGACAAGCTGGTCATTGCCGGCGGTCTGAACCCATGGGAGGCTGCCGATACCGCGGGCCTGTATGCCCTCGATCCAGAAACCGGCAGCCTCAGCCAAATGGAAGGCGCCTGCCTGCCCGAGAAAATGTCCAATGTCAATATTACCGTCGGCGGTGAAGACCGGGAGCAGCTCATCATTGACGGCTATTACCAGGTGAAGGATAACCGCATTGTCAATGTCAGAAAAACCTGGCGGTACGATGGCCAGAACTGGAAGGAAAGCAACATGCCCGAACATACTGTGCCCACCGGAACCACTGCTCTGGGCGGCACCAAAAGCGGTGCCCTGATCACAGGGTACAGAAGTACCAGCGAGAGCAGCCAGGACACAATCGGCATGAGCCCGGATGGGGCAGTATTCATACAAGACAGCTTTTATCCCACCGTGCCCTGCGCTTTTTACAGGGGCATCGCCTACAACGGACACTACTACGTGATGGCGTCCTCCCCAGACACCACCAGCCTTGCCTTTAAACGCATGGCCGCGGATACGGCCGACCCGGAAGAGCCCGTCGATCCGGAGCCATCCCCCAGTGTGAAACCGGCGCCGTCCGACCCCCCGGCCAACAGCAGCCAGAACCCCGGGGACAATGCAGGCACTGGCCTCACCGGACAGCAGACAGCTCTGGCCGCCGCCCTGCTCACACTCGTCGCCCTGGCAGGATTGGCCCTTTGGAGAAAGTTTATGTAG
- a CDS encoding tyrosine-type recombinase/integrase, with protein MIEKITMKEWLSRRVPKVKSSSLKTYRSYERAHILPSLGNIPISEVGAMLPAFSVQLAERLAHKTVRDILTYVHTILREAEAKGLAEASNMPKITMEPKEKEVLTYSEQKALTARLRQSAAPLDMAVLLALATGLRLGEVAGLRHKDIDLEAAVLRVRRNSQRVYDGHDGHTPLKNTTPKTRRSRRDIPLPRAFVAVLARYMEDREGQPAAAPLIAAPGGSAYDPRTIERRFDKLKAEHGLSSGVTFHSLRHSFATRALEAGADMRTVSDLLGHSSVAFTMNCYSHSATKLKREQMEKINEYF; from the coding sequence ATGATCGAAAAAATAACCATGAAAGAATGGCTGTCCCGGCGTGTGCCAAAGGTGAAGAGCAGCAGCCTCAAGACCTACCGAAGCTATGAGCGCGCTCACATCCTGCCATCTCTGGGGAATATCCCCATAAGTGAGGTGGGGGCCATGCTGCCAGCCTTCAGTGTGCAGCTGGCCGAGCGCCTGGCCCATAAAACCGTGCGGGATATCCTCACCTATGTGCACACCATCCTGAGGGAGGCCGAGGCAAAGGGGCTGGCCGAAGCGTCCAACATGCCCAAAATAACCATGGAACCAAAGGAAAAGGAAGTGCTCACCTACAGCGAGCAGAAAGCCCTGACCGCCCGGCTCAGACAGAGCGCCGCCCCGCTGGACATGGCCGTGCTGCTGGCACTGGCCACCGGGCTGCGCCTGGGCGAGGTGGCTGGCCTGCGGCACAAAGACATCGATCTGGAGGCCGCCGTCCTGCGGGTGCGGCGCAACAGCCAGCGCGTCTATGACGGCCATGACGGCCACACCCCCCTTAAGAATACCACGCCCAAAACCCGGCGCAGCCGGCGGGACATCCCCCTGCCCAGAGCCTTTGTCGCCGTACTGGCCCGATATATGGAAGACCGCGAGGGGCAGCCAGCAGCCGCGCCCCTCATCGCCGCGCCGGGCGGCAGCGCCTACGACCCGCGCACCATCGAGCGCCGCTTCGATAAGCTGAAAGCCGAGCACGGCCTGAGCTCAGGCGTCACCTTCCACAGCCTGCGCCACAGCTTCGCCACCCGGGCCCTGGAGGCAGGGGCCGACATGCGCACCGTGTCCGACCTGCTGGGCCACAGCAGCGTGGCCTTTACCATGAACTGCTATAGCCACAGCGCGACAAAGCTCAAGCGGGAGCAGATGGAAAAGATCAACGAATATTTTTAA
- a CDS encoding FN3 associated domain-containing protein: protein MKKQKTSTVLLLTLLLTILLATPALAQQAAVVDKTGPNYEGNVIMAENLNLGIGSDEELAKTQNTGIPSSAFGRSPGGTADSTPIEEPENRDARCLTMALPQHDYPELSRAPEPRNAQPKEYKTGDTKTIYSDYYADGSGSFTAEVAAVGKTCTIWRDTAHRDQLSDEAAQDYADAIDTLIHDPLENVFGGWSNADVDQDGKTAFIFYPMDGNAGYFYAADLYTKGQAEWATGNVMDMLNMNIKNTSNVMTTLSTLAHELQHLINYAQTGGDSDGWLNETFSQSAIAIAGLASTETVYEVPAFINWTQDKGYTHPFIFKEWYVPGGSEAGIPYGSWYLFGRYLAHQTQDLEGGGDSIYQTITDVNHGSTRIKDIEDALVYIGYMGEGKTVADMDELITNYNLALYLREPSGPYSLSGNAQEPSNLDGVQVGRLFQTPNAPEALPGGGAASWSLIKGDDSVTPVAFGPNVHFAGITTEIMEGAAAEPRSGILLYGDTVRLSTADKNAEIRYTLDGSDPVKNGMEYTEPITMTQKTTLKACTVQTDGNYSPVSTWEYQVKTGAVSASVPSGRVETGTPVTLSCATPGAEIRYTVDGSEPSATNGAVYTGPVTISQTTTLKVGSLMPGRSDVLPGDVRIFAYEAGQGIGDRYEPNNSITAATAFSFPGRLEGTIHNPEDVDVYAFTLENSAKLSLTLTPPDGASFSLTLCDEKGNSLKESAYPDKSQNIRYPAESGKYMVRVAGMDGSVSEVQPYTLSLTREMEESAVKSLDLSEMNMLTALTDKSDTGSGYAWDWGVEGGGHFLMSMAYYSHWNGPVSERLDPFSETGPFNYQNHSGQAEYHVQNALYLPNDQRQSSIEHIKNAVYSYGAADIYIMSANAYWTLDKANLYVDKNNYDYEIKGHDGGHIVTIVGWDDAYSKENFKGCPELAKIWGYEDVSIPQPESDGAFIVKNSWGENSGEKGYFYLSYEDAFLLANKPAVFMADDLPDNYNHQYINDPYGTLDFWFEDGTFTATERFVNEKEAPELLKAVSFVTGTANTRYEISVTQNGETKKVAEGVKKYAGFYTERLNQSITIPQGGTFDINVRVESTVPGQSPSIGVSLREEGTTSGVQPRSDVAFITLNGMTEDVGKKAIFPNIRAYTCDVNTHAYTESGINTEAADQKTEAASQTLPEGALQNVEITGEDTASVNGAVALSIKDSGITQAPARDLPARFDLRDTSTLTPVRNQGATSACWTFAATACVENNIARTGGFATDYPTGISLSDSEKNVLLTKDAPEQPVTLTARLTGADSPSSTRINWSVTGDVDSVRLDSTFSQNGESVPVLTALKPGVVTLTAASDADMTVTASCTITITAQGVETLSISPAALTLNKGETGKLTAQTGPESAVDKTVLWESDHPEIANVDADGNVTALSGGKATITAKAGTAVATAEVTVKGAPAINPGADSPKTGIIQDSMLSAALCAGLLALFAICGLAYKKQ, encoded by the coding sequence ATGAAAAAGCAAAAAACATCAACGGTTCTGTTGCTTACCCTGCTGCTCACCATTTTGTTAGCCACACCTGCGCTGGCACAGCAGGCCGCAGTGGTGGATAAAACAGGCCCAAATTACGAGGGGAATGTCATCATGGCTGAAAACCTGAATCTGGGTATTGGCTCAGACGAGGAGCTGGCCAAAACACAGAACACCGGTATTCCGTCCAGTGCATTCGGGAGAAGTCCGGGAGGCACAGCAGACAGCACACCCATCGAAGAGCCGGAAAACAGGGACGCGCGCTGCCTGACCATGGCATTGCCCCAGCATGATTACCCGGAACTTTCCCGGGCGCCAGAGCCCAGAAACGCTCAGCCAAAGGAATATAAAACAGGGGACACCAAAACCATCTATTCCGATTATTACGCAGACGGCAGCGGCAGCTTTACCGCCGAGGTGGCCGCCGTCGGAAAAACCTGTACCATCTGGCGGGATACCGCCCACCGCGACCAGCTGAGCGATGAAGCTGCCCAGGATTACGCCGATGCCATCGATACCCTCATCCACGATCCGCTGGAGAATGTTTTTGGTGGATGGAGCAATGCAGACGTAGACCAGGACGGCAAAACCGCCTTTATATTCTACCCCATGGATGGCAATGCGGGCTATTTCTATGCGGCTGATCTCTACACAAAAGGGCAGGCCGAGTGGGCTACCGGCAATGTGATGGATATGCTGAACATGAACATTAAGAACACATCCAATGTTATGACCACACTGTCCACCCTGGCCCATGAGCTCCAGCACCTCATCAACTATGCCCAGACCGGAGGCGACAGCGACGGCTGGCTTAATGAGACCTTTTCCCAGAGCGCCATTGCCATCGCCGGGCTGGCCAGCACCGAAACCGTCTATGAGGTGCCAGCCTTCATCAACTGGACACAGGACAAAGGGTACACACATCCTTTTATCTTTAAAGAATGGTATGTCCCAGGTGGGAGCGAGGCTGGAATCCCCTACGGCAGCTGGTACCTTTTTGGCCGGTATCTGGCTCACCAGACCCAGGATCTGGAAGGCGGAGGCGACAGTATCTATCAGACCATCACAGATGTCAATCATGGCAGTACCAGGATTAAAGATATCGAAGACGCCCTTGTTTACATTGGTTACATGGGCGAAGGAAAAACAGTGGCCGATATGGATGAACTCATCACCAACTATAACCTGGCCCTGTACCTCAGAGAGCCCTCCGGGCCCTACAGCCTTTCCGGCAACGCCCAGGAGCCCTCAAACCTGGACGGCGTGCAGGTCGGTCGGCTGTTCCAGACACCAAATGCCCCAGAAGCCCTGCCCGGTGGCGGCGCGGCCAGCTGGAGCCTGATTAAGGGCGACGACAGCGTCACCCCTGTGGCCTTCGGCCCCAATGTTCACTTCGCGGGCATCACTACTGAAATCATGGAAGGAGCTGCTGCCGAACCCCGTTCAGGCATACTGCTTTATGGTGACACCGTTCGTCTGAGTACTGCCGATAAAAACGCCGAGATCCGTTACACCCTGGACGGCAGCGATCCGGTCAAAAACGGCATGGAATATACCGAGCCCATCACCATGACCCAAAAGACCACACTCAAGGCCTGTACAGTACAGACCGATGGAAATTATTCCCCGGTGAGCACCTGGGAATATCAGGTTAAGACTGGCGCTGTCAGTGCCAGTGTGCCTTCGGGGAGGGTAGAAACCGGCACCCCGGTTACCCTGAGCTGCGCGACGCCGGGCGCAGAAATCCGCTATACCGTAGACGGCAGCGAGCCTTCGGCCACCAACGGAGCCGTCTATACCGGGCCCGTCACCATCAGCCAGACCACCACCCTCAAAGTCGGCAGCCTGATGCCCGGCCGCAGCGATGTGCTGCCCGGCGACGTGCGCATTTTTGCCTATGAAGCCGGCCAGGGGATAGGTGACCGCTACGAGCCCAACAACAGCATCACCGCCGCCACAGCCTTCAGCTTTCCAGGCAGGCTTGAGGGCACCATCCACAATCCCGAGGATGTAGATGTTTACGCCTTTACACTGGAAAACAGCGCAAAGCTCAGCCTGACCCTGACACCGCCCGACGGCGCATCCTTCAGCCTGACCCTCTGCGACGAAAAAGGCAATAGCCTCAAAGAATCCGCCTATCCGGATAAAAGCCAGAACATCCGCTATCCAGCGGAATCAGGCAAATATATGGTAAGGGTGGCAGGCATGGACGGCAGCGTCTCCGAGGTTCAGCCCTATACCTTAAGCCTGACCAGAGAGATGGAGGAAAGCGCAGTTAAAAGCCTTGACCTGTCCGAGATGAACATGCTCACAGCCCTGACCGATAAAAGTGACACCGGCAGCGGCTATGCCTGGGATTGGGGCGTAGAGGGCGGCGGACATTTCCTCATGTCCATGGCCTATTATTCCCATTGGAACGGGCCTGTCAGTGAAAGACTGGATCCCTTTAGTGAAACCGGCCCTTTTAATTATCAGAACCATTCCGGACAGGCCGAGTACCATGTCCAGAACGCACTGTACCTGCCCAATGACCAACGTCAGAGCAGCATCGAGCACATTAAAAACGCCGTGTACAGCTACGGCGCGGCCGATATCTACATCATGTCCGCCAATGCCTACTGGACCCTGGACAAGGCAAACCTGTACGTAGATAAGAATAACTACGATTATGAAATAAAGGGTCACGACGGCGGCCACATCGTCACCATTGTGGGCTGGGACGATGCCTACAGTAAAGAGAATTTCAAGGGATGCCCAGAGCTGGCAAAAATCTGGGGCTACGAAGATGTAAGCATCCCGCAGCCCGAAAGTGACGGGGCCTTTATTGTCAAAAATTCCTGGGGAGAAAATTCGGGAGAGAAGGGCTATTTCTACCTCTCCTACGAGGATGCCTTCCTGCTTGCAAATAAGCCGGCTGTCTTTATGGCCGACGATCTGCCTGATAATTATAACCATCAGTACATCAACGACCCCTATGGCACCTTAGATTTCTGGTTTGAGGATGGTACCTTCACAGCCACCGAGCGGTTTGTCAACGAAAAGGAAGCGCCAGAGCTGCTAAAAGCCGTGTCCTTTGTGACCGGCACAGCCAATACAAGGTACGAGATCAGCGTGACCCAGAACGGCGAGACGAAAAAAGTAGCCGAGGGCGTCAAGAAATACGCAGGCTTCTACACCGAACGGCTGAACCAATCCATTACCATCCCACAGGGCGGCACCTTTGACATTAACGTGAGGGTTGAGAGTACCGTCCCGGGACAGAGCCCCAGCATTGGCGTCAGCCTGAGAGAGGAGGGAACCACCAGCGGGGTACAGCCCAGGAGCGATGTGGCCTTCATAACCTTAAACGGTATGACCGAGGACGTTGGAAAAAAAGCCATCTTCCCCAATATCCGAGCCTATACCTGTGACGTCAATACTCACGCCTATACCGAAAGCGGCATAAACACCGAAGCGGCAGACCAGAAAACAGAGGCGGCTTCGCAGACACTTCCTGAGGGAGCATTGCAGAATGTCGAGATCACCGGGGAGGATACCGCCTCCGTCAACGGCGCGGTGGCCCTTTCCATCAAAGACTCCGGCATCACCCAGGCCCCAGCGAGAGATCTGCCCGCCAGGTTTGACCTGAGGGATACCAGCACCCTTACCCCGGTGCGTAATCAGGGAGCCACATCCGCCTGCTGGACCTTCGCGGCCACCGCCTGTGTCGAGAACAACATCGCCCGGACCGGCGGCTTTGCCACCGACTACCCCACTGGCATCAGCCTGAGCGACAGTGAAAAAAACGTCCTGCTCACAAAAGACGCACCAGAGCAGCCCGTCACCCTGACCGCCCGCCTCACCGGGGCCGACAGCCCGTCAAGCACCCGGATCAACTGGAGCGTAACCGGGGATGTGGACAGCGTGCGCCTGGACAGCACCTTCAGCCAGAACGGCGAGAGCGTCCCGGTGCTCACCGCTTTAAAGCCCGGTGTGGTCACCCTGACCGCAGCCAGCGATGCCGACATGACCGTCACAGCCAGCTGCACCATCACCATCACCGCCCAGGGCGTGGAAACCCTGAGCATCAGCCCGGCCGCCCTTACCCTGAACAAGGGCGAAACCGGAAAGCTCACCGCCCAGACCGGCCCCGAGAGCGCTGTGGATAAAACCGTGCTCTGGGAAAGCGACCACCCCGAAATCGCCAACGTGGACGCCGACGGCAATGTCACTGCTCTGTCCGGCGGTAAGGCCACCATCACCGCTAAAGCAGGCACCGCCGTTGCCACCGCCGAGGTCACCGTCAAGGGCGCCCCGGCCATTAACCCGGGAGCAGACAGCCCAAAAACCGGTATCATCCAGGACAGCATGCTGTCCGCAGCCCTGTGCGCAGGGCTGCTTGCACTGTTTGCGATCTGCGGTCTGGCCTATAAAAAACAATAG